The window ACGTGTGTACCTCACCGATGATGTTGTGGAAATCTTGAAGCGTGCCAACAAGGTGAGAAGCCTCACTCATACGTTTGTCTTCACCAATAAAAATGGGAGACCTGTAAAGACTATTCGCACTGCCTTTGAAGGTGCGTGTCGACGGGCGGGGATCAAAGAATTTGTGATGCATGACTTGCGCCACTGCTTTGCGACAAACATGAGAAAGGCGGGTATCCACGATTCGGTGATCATGGCACAAACGGGGCACAAAACCACGTCGATGTTCCTTCGTTACAATACGGTGGATGAATCAGACGGGAGAGATGCCGTTAGCAGGTTAACTGATTATCTCTGCGGAGACATAAAAAAAGTGACACAAAAGTGACACTTGAGACGTTTTAAGCTTTTGGATGAAGTAAAAAGCGTTTGGATTCCTTGCCAAGTCTTTGAAATTATTTGAAATATCTGGCGCGCCTGGCAGGAATTGAACCTGCGACCTACGGATTAGAAGTCCGTTGCTCTATCCCCTGAGCTACAGGCGCGTTTTTTTCTTTTCATACAAAAAAACCGTTAAAGAACGGGCGGGGCCGAAAAGGTGCGGCCCCGTCTTTTTTTTCCCGTGGGTATTGTCTCTTGTATCAATTTTCGCCGCTTCTGTCAACCGCTTTGTATCGTTCTTGATCGGCAAAGATGCTGTTCTTTGTACCGCATGGTGCGGTGCTGCGGGCGGGTGAAGATTACGGCGGGCGGCGATGCACCCCGCATCCGATGAAGCGCCGTTTCCCCTCGACCCCGCCGACGGATGCTGCTATGATGCGTGAAATGTACGACGGGAGATGAGAGGCGGATGAAACCGATCCCGAAGGCGGCGCAGTATATCGACGCCCACGCGCACCTCGATCTCTATCGGGACGGCGGCGAAAAGGCGCTTCAAGAGATCGAGGCCCACGGCATCCTCACCATCTCCGCCGCCATGAATCCCGCGTCCTACCGGGAGACTTTCGCCCTGGCGGAGAAATCCGACCTCGTCATCCCGGCCTTCGGCGTGCACCCCTGGGAGGCACAGGAGTATGCCGACCGCACGGACACGCTCGACGCAGGGCTCCTGTCCGCCCCCGTCATCGGGGAGGTGGGGCTCGATTTCCGATACGTCACCGACAAAAAGAGATACCCCGCCCAGGAGCGGGTGTTCGAATACTTCCTCTCCCATGCCGGGGAAACCGGGAAAATCCTGAACCTCCACACCACCGGCGCGGAAAAGACGATCGCCGAACGGCTTCGGTCCCGCGACATCACCCGGGCGATCATCCACTGGTACTCGGGGCCGAAGGACGCCCTGGGCGCCCTCATCGACATCGGATGCTACTTCACGGTGGGGGTCGAAATCCTTTTCTCGAGGAAAATCCGCGATATCGCCCGAAGGATACCGCTCGATCGCCTCCTCACCGAGACGGACAACCCCGTCGGAATCGTGTGGTATCGAAAGGACATACCCGAGGGGACGCCCTCCCTCATTTTCGATGTGATCGGCGCCCTGGCCGACCTCCACCGCATGTCCACAGACGACCTGGCGCGCCGAATCATTGACAACGTCACCACATTGACGCGGGACGACCCCCACCTCACGAACTATCGCCGCCGGATGCCCGCCGACACGACCGTTCCCGCATACGGGGCGGAATAATTCTGTTGTGTTGACTCACCAATCAGGTATAATGGGTGATCGGCGGCGCATATCCGATTATTCCGGCCGCCGGGAATTACCGATTTCATGTACAGGCGAAAGGAAGATCCATGAACGTTCTGATCGTCAATGCGAGCCCCCACGGTGACAAGGGAAACACCGGCTGGATTCTGAATCCCTTTATCGACGGGATGAAAAGCAAGGGGGCGGAGGTCACGGTACTCTACACGAGAAAGATGAACATCAAGCCGTGCCTGGGATGCCTCGGCTGCTGGCTCAAGACCCCGGGGGAATGCGTCCTCAAAGACGATTACGACCCGGTGCTGCCGATGATCAAGGCGGCGGACATCATGGTCTTCGCCACGCCGCTCTATTGGGACGGGGTATCCGGACCGATGAAGATGTTCCTGGACCGCATGACGCCGATGGGTCTTCCGTTTTTGGAAATGCGGGACGGCCGGGACCGGCACCCGGTCCGGGAGGGATACGGACACGGGAAGGTGGTGGTGGTATCCACCTGCGGGTATTTTACCACGGAAAACTTCGACGCCATGCTGGATCACTTCAGGGCAATGACCACCAACATGGAGCGGGAGTTCGCCGGCGCCCTGCTTCGGCCCAACGCCCAGTCGATCCAGCCGATGATCATGATGGGCATGGAGGATCAGTTCTCCGATATCCTTGAGGCGTCGAAAAAGGCAGGGGAGGAATTGATCGGCACCGGCGAAATGAAGGCCGAGACCCTCGCCATCGTAAGTCGGGATATCATGCCGGTGGATGTCTTCATGGACAACGCCAATACCTACTTCACCAAGCACCTGAAGAAGCTGGAGGAAAAAAAGAGCGGCACCGCCTGACGGCGGGTTCTTCCGGCGAAAAAACCTGATACGCATACATGCCATCCTCGTGTTCACGCGCGGGGATGGTTTTTTTACGGCGCTCATTCACATTCGACGTGTGTTCCGTGGAGTTACCGAAAAATAAATTTTGTAAATTTATATATGAATTATTAACGCTTTATATGATAAAATCCCCGGTGAAGAGGACGAGTTGTATGACCCTGTATTTTTTCAGTTGTCTCGATTGAGAGGTGTTTATGAAAAAAGAGCAGAAATTTTGGAAAAAGTCATGGGATAAGGGCCTCGACGATCTTGATCCCGCGTTGTGGGAGATGAGCTTCATCGACGCCATAAGACCGACCTTTGAGCAGTTTCCGGAGAAACCCGCCCTAATCTACATGGGAACCGTAATTACCTTTGGAGAGCTCGACGTCCTCGCCAATCGGTTCGCCGATATGCTGATCAAAAACGGTTTCAAGAAGGGCGACGTCGTGGGGATCAACCTCCCCAACATTCCGGAGTATGTCATCGCCTGGCTCGGCTCGCTGAGGGCGGGCTGCGCCGTTTCCGGGGTGTCGCCCCTCCTCTCGACGGAGGAGATGGAATATCAGCTCAAGGACTCCGACGCCAGGGGGCTAGTCACGCTGGATGCGATCTTCCAGGCGCGGCTCACCAAAATCGCCCCCAACCTCCCGAAGCTCAAGGTCGTCGTCGCCGCGAGCATCGGGGGATATCTCCCGACGGTGAAACGGGTGCTCGGAAAACTCCTCAAGAAGTTTCCCACCGGGAAGGTCACGCCGCTTTCCGATAAAACCGTCTACCTGATGGAGGAGGTGACCAAACCGGGCGCCTTTTCCGATAAGGACCCCGGGCTGGACATCACCCCCGATGACATCGCCCATCTCCAGTATACCGGCGGCACCACCGGGCCTCCCAAGGGGGCCATGCTCACACACCGAAACGCCGTATCGAACCTGATTGTCTATCAGACCTGGCTCGGCTGGAAAAAGGGCGAGGGGCCGGCTATTTCGGGGTATCCCTACTTCCACATCGCGGGGCTCTATGTCAACATGAACGGCATGTACCTCGCGTGGACACAGATACTGGTCCCCAACCCCCGGGACACCAAGTATATCACGAGTCAGATCAAGAAATATCGCCCGACGACCCTCGTCAACGTCCCCTCACTGTACCAGCTTCTCATGGCGGACCCCGATTTCAGGAATCTCGATCACTCCAATATTACCTCCTGCCTCTCGTCCGCCGCGCCGTTCCCCGAGGAATCTCAAAAGGAGCTCGAGGCGATTGTCGGAAAGGGGAAGCTCGTTGAGGCGTACGGGATGTCAGAGACGTCTCCGCTGATCGCCAGCAATCCGTACAAGGGCAAACGGAAGCTGGGGTCGATCGGCGTCCCGATTCTCAACACCGACGTGAAGCTGGTCGATCCCGCCACCGGCAAGGAGGTCGGCATCGGTGAGCCGGGGGAGATATGCGTCAAGGGTCCGCAGGTGATGGTCGGGTATTATAAGAAGCCCGAAGAGACGAAAAACGCCATCGACAAGGACGGATACATGCACACGGGCGATGTGGCGATCATGGATGATGAGGGTTACCTGAAGATCGTCGACCGCACGAAAGACATGATCATCGTCGGCGGATTCAAGGTCTTCTCGGTGAAGGTGGAGGATGTCCTCTCGGAACACCCCGCGGTTGACCTGATCGCAACGATAGGCCTCCCCAACCCGGAGCGGCCCGGATCGGAGATCGTAAAGGCCTTCATACAGTTGAAACCGGAGTACGTGGAAAAAGACTCCGACGCCCTCAAGGAGGATATCACAACATACGCCAGGGAAAGACTCACCCCCTACGAGACTCCCAAGGTGATAGAGTTCTTGGATGAAATTCCCCTGACGGCCGTCGGCAAGATCAACAAGAAGGTGTTGAGGCCGCAGTAAATCAAACAACGGGACACGCCGCTGATACTGCTTATAATACAATATACATCCTTGAAGTGATGATACCTCAAAAATAGCATTCCGTGTCCGACGAGAGAGTAAAACGCCATCCCTCTGATTATTCAAGGGGATGGCGTTTTGATTTCCTATAACCGATATCCTATTTATAGTTCTTGACTATTTTCATGAATCGTTTGAGTTACATAGCTCTACCATTGCGGAGAAATGTTTAGGATCTAGTGCTTCAATAAATTCCAATAAGTCATTAAGAATTGTACTAGTTTCACAGAGGATTGATGGATCATGTTCCAACTCTCCAATATCTCTGCCATGTGAATGAGTCTGCAAAAAACGGATTATTCGGACTTTTTTGGATTCATCAAATTCAGCTAACTCTATTTTTTTCGTAAGACCACGTGGAATGTTAGGCTGTCGAAATGAAAGAAAACTTTCAAGTAGCCGTCTAGCCATATTTGGGAATATGTATTTTTCTTCGAGGGAAGTCTGAGTTGAATTTCCTGCTTCTCTGTATATTCTCGAAAAGAGATAGTGGTACTCAGAATCATAATCTTTAAGGAGTGGGTCAAGATCAGTAATTTTCGAAAATCTTTTTTCTCCATCATATAAGCAATCAATCATATAAAAAC is drawn from Candidatus Zymogenaceae bacterium and contains these coding sequences:
- a CDS encoding flavodoxin family protein, with protein sequence MNVLIVNASPHGDKGNTGWILNPFIDGMKSKGAEVTVLYTRKMNIKPCLGCLGCWLKTPGECVLKDDYDPVLPMIKAADIMVFATPLYWDGVSGPMKMFLDRMTPMGLPFLEMRDGRDRHPVREGYGHGKVVVVSTCGYFTTENFDAMLDHFRAMTTNMEREFAGALLRPNAQSIQPMIMMGMEDQFSDILEASKKAGEELIGTGEMKAETLAIVSRDIMPVDVFMDNANTYFTKHLKKLEEKKSGTA
- a CDS encoding site-specific integrase; amino-acid sequence: RVYLTDDVVEILKRANKVRSLTHTFVFTNKNGRPVKTIRTAFEGACRRAGIKEFVMHDLRHCFATNMRKAGIHDSVIMAQTGHKTTSMFLRYNTVDESDGRDAVSRLTDYLCGDIKKVTQK
- a CDS encoding AMP-binding protein → MKKEQKFWKKSWDKGLDDLDPALWEMSFIDAIRPTFEQFPEKPALIYMGTVITFGELDVLANRFADMLIKNGFKKGDVVGINLPNIPEYVIAWLGSLRAGCAVSGVSPLLSTEEMEYQLKDSDARGLVTLDAIFQARLTKIAPNLPKLKVVVAASIGGYLPTVKRVLGKLLKKFPTGKVTPLSDKTVYLMEEVTKPGAFSDKDPGLDITPDDIAHLQYTGGTTGPPKGAMLTHRNAVSNLIVYQTWLGWKKGEGPAISGYPYFHIAGLYVNMNGMYLAWTQILVPNPRDTKYITSQIKKYRPTTLVNVPSLYQLLMADPDFRNLDHSNITSCLSSAAPFPEESQKELEAIVGKGKLVEAYGMSETSPLIASNPYKGKRKLGSIGVPILNTDVKLVDPATGKEVGIGEPGEICVKGPQVMVGYYKKPEETKNAIDKDGYMHTGDVAIMDDEGYLKIVDRTKDMIIVGGFKVFSVKVEDVLSEHPAVDLIATIGLPNPERPGSEIVKAFIQLKPEYVEKDSDALKEDITTYARERLTPYETPKVIEFLDEIPLTAVGKINKKVLRPQ
- a CDS encoding AAA family ATPase, with product FGLIHLNRKTVTRLLLTRHLSTLLVTRAYYAFGFIREHTKNAKQLFILTHNFSFFQQVRHWFRYRSRQACFYMIDCLYDGEKRFSKITDLDPLLKDYDSEYHYLFSRIYREAGNSTQTSLEEKYIFPNMARRLLESFLSFRQPNIPRGLTKKIELAEFDESKKVRIIRFLQTHSHGRDIGELEHDPSILCETSTILNDLLEFIEALDPKHFSAMVELCNSNDS
- a CDS encoding TatD family hydrolase, whose product is MKPIPKAAQYIDAHAHLDLYRDGGEKALQEIEAHGILTISAAMNPASYRETFALAEKSDLVIPAFGVHPWEAQEYADRTDTLDAGLLSAPVIGEVGLDFRYVTDKKRYPAQERVFEYFLSHAGETGKILNLHTTGAEKTIAERLRSRDITRAIIHWYSGPKDALGALIDIGCYFTVGVEILFSRKIRDIARRIPLDRLLTETDNPVGIVWYRKDIPEGTPSLIFDVIGALADLHRMSTDDLARRIIDNVTTLTRDDPHLTNYRRRMPADTTVPAYGAE